A region of Nostoc sp. 'Peltigera membranacea cyanobiont' N6 DNA encodes the following proteins:
- the msrA gene encoding peptide-methionine (S)-S-oxide reductase MsrA translates to MALFGFGKKSVIPTPEEALSGRAQSMSVPAAHYVNKNPLKAPFPDGLEKVIFGLGCFWGAERKFWQLKGVYTTAVGYAAGFTPNPTYEEVCSGRTGHNEVVLVVFDPKVISYAELLKVFWESHNPTQGMRQGNDTGTQYRSGIYVYSESQKQLAEASREAYQQPLNDAGYGKITTEILDAPEFYYAEAYHQQYLAKNPNGYCGLGGTNVSCPVGVVESQVSS, encoded by the coding sequence ATGGCACTATTCGGATTTGGCAAAAAGTCAGTTATACCCACACCTGAAGAAGCTTTGTCAGGAAGGGCACAGTCTATGTCAGTACCTGCTGCTCATTATGTCAACAAGAACCCTTTAAAAGCTCCTTTTCCCGATGGATTAGAGAAAGTAATCTTTGGCTTGGGCTGTTTTTGGGGTGCAGAACGCAAATTCTGGCAACTTAAAGGAGTTTACACTACCGCAGTCGGTTACGCTGCTGGGTTCACACCCAACCCTACTTATGAAGAGGTATGTAGTGGGCGAACAGGTCACAATGAAGTGGTGTTGGTTGTGTTTGATCCCAAAGTAATTAGTTACGCCGAACTGCTCAAAGTCTTTTGGGAAAGCCATAATCCTACCCAAGGGATGCGCCAAGGTAATGATACTGGCACTCAATACCGTTCGGGAATTTATGTATATTCTGAAAGCCAAAAGCAGCTAGCAGAAGCATCGCGCGAAGCTTATCAGCAACCTCTCAACGATGCAGGTTATGGCAAGATTACTACAGAAATCTTGGATGCACCGGAATTCTACTATGCAGAAGCTTACCATCAGCAATACCTGGCTAAAAATCCTAATGGGTATTGTGGTTTAGGAGGGACAAATGTTTCTTGTCCTGTGGGTGTAGTTGAATCGCAAGTTAGTAGTTAG